One genomic region from bacterium encodes:
- the cobA gene encoding uroporphyrinogen-III C-methyltransferase: protein MKTSSEVFKVGTRSSPLAVLQTRGVIAQFEGCLPGSRWMAAPLSSPGDRDQGMDLRQSPADFFTKDLDDQVRSGVLDCAVHSAKDVPDPIGEGLDWVWLPWTEDARDVLIRPAGRDIASMPANGRIGVSSERREAYCRSRFPEARQSPIRGTIESRLSQLDRGDFDLVVMAGAAMNRLGLQDRITEWIPASVLPPPDGQGTLALTFRAGDERFQILRRLFVKSVTFAAAGVGSAGACTLEALNALKRCDVCLHDTLLGHDLISMLPPSVKCVDVGKRCGQHSMPQDETTYLITRYARRGLRVVRLKGGDPGVFGRLAEEVEALDELGLPYRVMPGVSSLSAATSVTGKLLTRRGVSRGFTVMTPRKEGGGVGSVNADERRTLPIVFFMALSVADEVSRQLIAEGMSPTTPAAVVFGAGSDQSFSITSDLAGIAARIKETDTELPGLLIVGEAARYQYPTWGALEGRRVLLTASHALQDKAADLVNDFGGIPVCRPLIKLEPTATALECIRQIATYDWVVLTSPSAVRCFGELLKTAWTDLRKVPKLVTCGGGTSRELWTLGLQADIEPKAEFSADSLLKTVEPLMKAGLRILRLRSDKAGPSLSQALKAMGGSVEDCLLYHNLPIQQGGKPDCEVVYFASASAVEVYDQQWGVASLKGSLVVAIGKPTVAALKQRGVAVDLVPPEATVESSMAALAAYYVRNSFVKGEI from the coding sequence ATGAAAACATCATCAGAAGTATTTAAAGTGGGGACCCGGTCGAGTCCGCTGGCGGTATTGCAGACGCGAGGGGTCATCGCGCAGTTTGAGGGGTGCCTTCCCGGAAGCCGTTGGATGGCCGCCCCCCTCTCGTCGCCAGGAGATCGGGATCAGGGCATGGATTTGCGGCAGAGTCCTGCCGACTTCTTCACTAAAGATCTGGATGACCAGGTGCGGTCGGGCGTTCTGGATTGTGCGGTGCATAGCGCCAAGGATGTCCCGGACCCTATCGGTGAAGGCCTTGATTGGGTCTGGTTGCCGTGGACTGAGGATGCCCGTGATGTGTTGATCCGGCCTGCCGGGCGGGATATCGCCTCCATGCCGGCCAATGGCAGGATTGGCGTGAGTAGTGAGCGCCGGGAAGCCTATTGCCGTAGCCGTTTTCCGGAGGCCCGACAGAGTCCGATTCGCGGAACCATTGAATCGCGGTTGAGTCAGTTGGATCGGGGCGATTTTGATCTCGTGGTGATGGCTGGCGCGGCCATGAACCGGCTGGGATTGCAGGACCGTATTACCGAGTGGATCCCGGCTAGCGTTCTCCCGCCTCCGGATGGACAGGGAACCCTGGCGCTGACCTTCAGGGCCGGGGATGAGCGTTTTCAAATACTGCGGCGGTTGTTTGTGAAGTCCGTGACCTTTGCGGCCGCAGGGGTGGGATCGGCAGGGGCGTGTACGCTGGAAGCCCTGAATGCGCTCAAGCGCTGTGATGTGTGTCTCCATGACACCTTGCTGGGGCATGACCTGATCAGCATGCTGCCGCCTTCCGTGAAGTGTGTGGATGTGGGCAAACGGTGTGGTCAGCACAGCATGCCCCAGGATGAAACCACCTATCTGATCACCCGTTATGCGCGGCGTGGGTTGCGGGTGGTGCGGCTCAAGGGTGGGGATCCGGGGGTATTCGGGCGACTGGCCGAAGAGGTGGAGGCGCTGGATGAACTGGGGCTGCCGTATCGTGTCATGCCCGGTGTCAGCAGTCTGAGCGCGGCGACCTCTGTGACGGGTAAACTGTTAACCCGGCGCGGGGTCTCACGAGGTTTTACGGTCATGACCCCCCGCAAAGAAGGGGGAGGCGTGGGTTCAGTCAACGCGGATGAACGCCGCACCTTGCCAATCGTGTTTTTTATGGCCTTATCGGTGGCGGATGAGGTATCCCGGCAATTGATCGCCGAGGGGATGTCCCCGACGACGCCCGCCGCAGTGGTGTTCGGGGCGGGGAGCGACCAGTCATTTTCGATCACCAGTGATTTGGCGGGGATCGCGGCCCGCATCAAGGAGACCGATACCGAACTGCCCGGCCTGCTTATTGTCGGGGAGGCGGCGAGGTATCAATACCCGACTTGGGGGGCGCTGGAAGGACGGCGCGTATTGCTGACCGCAAGCCATGCCTTGCAGGATAAGGCGGCCGATCTGGTGAATGATTTCGGCGGAATCCCGGTTTGCCGCCCGTTGATCAAGTTGGAGCCGACGGCAACCGCTTTGGAGTGCATCCGCCAGATCGCTACGTATGACTGGGTGGTTCTGACGTCACCCTCGGCCGTGCGGTGTTTCGGGGAACTGCTCAAGACGGCTTGGACGGATCTGAGGAAGGTGCCCAAGCTGGTCACCTGTGGCGGAGGGACCTCCCGTGAGCTTTGGACGTTGGGGCTTCAGGCGGATATTGAACCGAAGGCCGAGTTCAGTGCCGACAGTCTCTTGAAAACGGTGGAGCCCCTGATGAAAGCCGGGCTGCGGATTCTGCGGCTGAGATCCGACAAGGCCGGTCCTTCACTGTCGCAGGCCTTGAAGGCGATGGGTGGGTCCGTTGAGGATTGCCTGCTGTATCACAACCTGCCGATTCAGCAGGGGGGGAAGCCTGACTGTGAGGTGGTGTATTTTGCCAGTGCCTCGGCGGTTGAGGTGTATGATCAGCAGTGGGGTGTGGCTTCCTTGAAAGGGAGTCTGGTCGTTGCCATCGGGAAGCCCACCGTGGCGGCCCTTAAGCAGCGAGGGGTAGCGGTGGATCTGGTTCCCCCGGAGGCCACCGTGGAATCCAGCATGGCCGCATTGGCCGCATACTATGTGAGAAACTCATTTGTGAAAGGTGAGATATGA
- the hemB gene encoding porphobilinogen synthase, giving the protein MSTFPEVRLRRLRRTPALRRLFDMPLPGPEKFMWPVFIKEGSGVSEPIEAMPGQRRMSVDVLLKDLAPVVDMGVNSILVFGLVDGKQKDGSGTAAYDEQGPVQQAIRAIRREYPELVIASDVCVCAYTSHGHCGPLTGSGDVDNDAANVVLAKMAVSHAAAGADMVAPSAMMDGQVAALRQALDAEGFQQTLLMSYSTKFASSMYGPFRQAEESAPQKGDRKSYQASYGDLRQALRESQLDEGEGADILMLKPSLFYLDILARLREQTDLPIAVYNVSGEYSMLIAAADRGWGDLGGMVRESTMALSRAGADIIISYWANRYDEIFKKG; this is encoded by the coding sequence ATGAGTACATTTCCTGAAGTTCGATTGCGGCGATTACGCCGGACCCCTGCGCTCCGGCGTCTGTTTGATATGCCTTTGCCGGGACCTGAAAAATTCATGTGGCCGGTGTTTATCAAGGAAGGGTCCGGCGTCAGCGAACCCATTGAGGCCATGCCTGGCCAGCGGCGGATGAGTGTGGATGTCCTGTTGAAAGACCTGGCGCCGGTGGTTGATATGGGAGTGAACAGTATCCTTGTTTTTGGGCTGGTGGACGGCAAACAAAAAGATGGATCAGGAACAGCGGCCTATGATGAACAGGGCCCCGTGCAGCAGGCCATCCGCGCGATTCGCCGGGAGTATCCCGAGCTGGTGATTGCCTCGGATGTCTGTGTGTGTGCCTATACCTCGCACGGGCATTGCGGGCCGTTGACGGGTTCCGGGGATGTGGATAATGATGCGGCCAACGTGGTGCTGGCGAAGATGGCGGTGTCCCATGCGGCGGCGGGTGCGGATATGGTGGCGCCGAGTGCGATGATGGATGGCCAGGTGGCGGCACTCCGCCAGGCACTGGATGCCGAGGGCTTCCAGCAGACGTTGCTCATGAGTTATTCGACCAAGTTCGCCTCCAGTATGTATGGGCCGTTCCGGCAGGCTGAGGAGTCAGCCCCGCAGAAAGGGGACCGCAAGAGTTATCAGGCCTCCTATGGGGACCTGCGGCAGGCACTGCGCGAGTCGCAACTGGATGAGGGGGAAGGCGCCGATATCCTGATGCTGAAACCTTCGCTTTTCTATCTGGATATTCTTGCCCGCCTGCGCGAGCAAACGGATCTTCCGATCGCGGTGTATAATGTGAGCGGTGAGTATTCCATGCTGATTGCGGCGGCAGATCGTGGCTGGGGGGATTTGGGCGGCATGGTCCGCGAATCCACCATGGCCTTGTCCCGCGCCGGTGCGGATATTATCATTTCCTACTGGGCCAACCGGTATGATGAGATTTTCAAGAAAGGATGA
- a CDS encoding radical SAM protein encodes MTQDALRLVFWELTARCNLKCCHCRAEATDHFAAGELSTEEIISVARDIRKAGDPIMILTGGEPLVRKDFFDIAKACVGLFSRVALATNGTIVDDEMARRIVEVGIKRVSVSLDGAKAATHDAFRGVPGSFDATIRGYDAMARAGVSMQVNATVARSNIEEVEELLNFVLARKADAFHVFALVPVGCGAQISEEARLSNEEMEKFLRWLFAKSIELRDRIHIKATCAPQYYRIMREVSREKGIPMPGPGAGHGHGTATTIKQAGHGHPAAATSGMQAMTRGCLAGSAVCFISRTGDVQPCGYLPLCVGNVLKQPFNEIWQNSEVFTALRNPAQLKGKCGSCGYRVVCEGCRARAYASSGDFMSEDPDCSYEPKS; translated from the coding sequence ATGACACAAGATGCGCTGAGATTGGTGTTTTGGGAGCTGACGGCGCGCTGTAACCTGAAGTGCTGCCACTGTCGCGCTGAAGCGACGGACCATTTTGCGGCGGGTGAATTGTCCACTGAAGAGATTATCTCAGTGGCCCGGGACATCCGGAAGGCCGGAGATCCTATCATGATTCTCACCGGGGGCGAGCCGCTGGTAAGAAAGGACTTCTTCGATATCGCCAAGGCCTGCGTGGGGTTGTTCAGCCGGGTGGCGTTGGCCACCAACGGCACCATTGTGGATGATGAGATGGCGCGCCGGATTGTAGAGGTGGGAATCAAACGGGTCAGTGTGAGCCTGGACGGCGCGAAGGCCGCGACGCATGACGCCTTCCGCGGGGTGCCGGGCAGTTTTGACGCCACGATACGCGGGTATGATGCGATGGCACGCGCAGGGGTCTCGATGCAGGTCAACGCCACGGTGGCCCGCAGCAATATTGAGGAAGTCGAGGAGCTCCTGAACTTTGTGCTCGCGCGCAAGGCCGACGCCTTTCATGTGTTCGCCCTGGTCCCGGTGGGCTGTGGCGCCCAGATCAGCGAGGAGGCCCGACTGTCCAACGAAGAGATGGAGAAATTTCTCCGGTGGCTGTTTGCGAAATCCATTGAATTGCGCGATCGCATCCATATCAAGGCCACTTGCGCGCCCCAGTACTACCGGATCATGCGGGAAGTGTCCCGTGAGAAGGGCATCCCGATGCCCGGTCCCGGGGCGGGGCATGGGCATGGCACGGCGACTACCATAAAGCAGGCTGGCCACGGCCACCCTGCTGCCGCGACCAGCGGGATGCAGGCCATGACGCGCGGCTGTCTCGCCGGGTCGGCCGTTTGCTTTATCTCCCGGACGGGCGATGTTCAGCCCTGCGGGTATCTGCCGCTCTGCGTGGGGAATGTCCTCAAGCAACCGTTTAATGAGATCTGGCAGAACTCCGAAGTGTTCACTGCGCTGCGGAATCCTGCCCAGCTCAAAGGCAAATGTGGCTCGTGTGGCTATCGCGTGGTGTGTGAAGGTTGTCGCGCGCGCGCGTATGCCTCGAGCGGGGATTTCATGTCAGAGGATCCCGATTGTTCCTATGAGCCAAAATCTTGA
- a CDS encoding sirohydrochlorin cobaltochelatase has protein sequence MSQNLEAKLLVRLQQGLPITARPFARIGEELGLTEEAVLAKVHSLFESGVARRFGAVFESQRLGYLSTLCAADVPASELEAAATRIAPFSGITHCYEREGHPNLWFTVTAPAEELTFELARVSAALGPYEVLNLPALQKFKIEAVFGRNEQRRPARPLALPVTEPVAPLPERERKVVRRMQASIAVSADPFGVLAGELGMEPGELLELLARWEASGVIRRIGLILRHRQLGFSANSMCVWSAPAGRIREAGGILAQSQHVTHCYERPAFAAFPYNLYAMIHAKSREEAIGIFEKLGADAGLSGGRMLWSVREFKKSSPVFFGERKGLLFAVPGTTCPEARGVFDRISAAAARRFPDVEVRWTFTSAPIRRKLVAQGLEAKAPEAALLAMQAEGNTRAAVVSLHLTDGMEFGELAETVMAFSHTPENRMKVVLGQALMASESVWLRALVALLAGLPETPGPQDRVILVAHGSEDPRAEKTLRAAVEGCHKVDPRLRLGMILGKPGREAVVRDCLESGVKKVWLTPCMVAAGYSAQEDIAGAGEHSWATALRRAGIEVVPVTKGLGEIAGIVELWLEQAGGLLGETPSPQPSPLKGEGVFPIA, from the coding sequence ATGAGCCAAAATCTTGAGGCAAAATTACTGGTGCGGCTTCAACAGGGCCTGCCCATTACAGCCCGCCCTTTTGCCCGCATCGGGGAAGAGCTGGGACTGACGGAAGAGGCTGTGCTGGCAAAGGTCCATTCACTGTTTGAGTCTGGCGTGGCGCGCCGATTCGGGGCGGTCTTCGAGTCGCAGCGCCTTGGGTACCTGAGTACGCTCTGTGCTGCGGACGTGCCTGCTTCTGAGTTGGAGGCCGCCGCCACCCGCATTGCCCCTTTTTCAGGAATCACGCATTGTTATGAACGGGAAGGCCATCCCAACCTCTGGTTCACCGTGACGGCCCCGGCGGAAGAATTGACGTTTGAGCTGGCGCGGGTGTCCGCGGCCTTGGGGCCCTATGAGGTGTTGAATCTTCCGGCATTGCAGAAATTCAAGATTGAGGCGGTTTTCGGGCGGAATGAGCAAAGACGGCCAGCGAGGCCGCTGGCCCTCCCGGTGACCGAGCCTGTGGCACCGCTCCCGGAGCGGGAACGCAAGGTCGTGCGGCGTATGCAGGCCAGTATTGCCGTGAGTGCGGACCCATTCGGTGTCCTAGCGGGTGAGCTTGGCATGGAGCCGGGGGAATTGCTGGAATTGCTGGCCCGCTGGGAGGCGAGCGGCGTGATCCGCCGGATCGGGTTGATCCTGCGCCACCGGCAGTTGGGTTTTTCCGCCAATAGTATGTGTGTCTGGAGCGCACCGGCGGGGCGGATCAGGGAGGCGGGCGGCATTCTGGCTCAAAGTCAGCATGTGACCCACTGTTACGAGCGGCCGGCCTTCGCCGCCTTCCCTTATAATTTATATGCCATGATTCATGCTAAATCGCGTGAAGAGGCCATTGGGATTTTCGAGAAACTGGGTGCGGATGCCGGTCTGTCGGGGGGGCGCATGTTGTGGTCCGTCCGCGAGTTCAAGAAATCCAGTCCGGTGTTTTTCGGAGAGCGTAAAGGCCTTCTCTTTGCGGTTCCCGGCACCACGTGCCCGGAAGCCCGGGGCGTGTTCGACCGGATCAGCGCGGCCGCAGCCAGGCGCTTTCCGGATGTGGAGGTGCGATGGACGTTCACATCGGCTCCGATCCGGCGCAAGCTGGTGGCGCAAGGCCTGGAGGCCAAAGCCCCCGAGGCAGCCCTGCTGGCGATGCAGGCTGAGGGGAACACCCGGGCGGCCGTGGTGTCCCTGCATCTCACGGATGGCATGGAATTCGGAGAGTTGGCCGAAACCGTCATGGCTTTTAGCCACACGCCCGAAAACCGGATGAAGGTGGTGCTGGGACAGGCGTTGATGGCATCTGAGTCCGTTTGGCTCCGGGCGCTGGTCGCCTTGCTCGCGGGATTGCCTGAAACCCCGGGGCCTCAGGACCGGGTCATTCTAGTGGCGCATGGCAGCGAGGATCCCCGGGCGGAGAAGACGCTCAGGGCGGCCGTGGAAGGGTGTCATAAGGTTGACCCCCGGCTGAGACTCGGTATGATACTCGGCAAGCCCGGTCGCGAGGCGGTCGTTCGGGACTGTTTGGAGTCAGGCGTGAAAAAGGTGTGGCTGACCCCTTGTATGGTGGCGGCCGGCTACTCGGCGCAGGAAGATATCGCCGGTGCGGGTGAACACTCCTGGGCCACGGCCCTGAGGCGGGCAGGGATCGAGGTCGTCCCTGTCACCAAAGGGCTGGGCGAGATTGCCGGCATTGTGGAACTCTGGCTGGAGCAGGCGGGAGGCTTGCTGGGTGAAACACCCTCACCCCAACCCTCTCCCCTGAAGGGAGAGGGAGTGTTTCCAATAGCATGA
- the ahbC gene encoding 12,18-didecarboxysiroheme deacetylase: MIGISKLYCGTVEASDPLRYGRLSKDLPSHLLQFSADKKPVVVWNVGRRCNLRCVHCYSQSRDQNYPNELSNEAGKALLADLADFGAPVILFSGGEPLMRPDIFELIQFATTRKMRAVVSTNGTLITPEIAGRLKEAGLSYVGISLDGMEATNDKFRGVKGAFRMAMDGVQNCLKTGVKVGLRFTMTRENYRDVGEVLDLIEREGIPRVCFYHLVYAGRGTKLIHEARMSHDETRSTVDLIMDRTRDFHNRGKKVEVLTVDNHTDGPYLYLRLLKEDPVRAAEVLKLLKMNGGNSSGHGIGCVSWDGSVHPDQFWRHYSFGNVTQKPFSKIWTDTSEPLMGKLRERKKYLTGRCAACKWLDICNGNFRVRAEAMTGDVWSPEPDCYLTDKEIGL; encoded by the coding sequence ATGATTGGAATATCCAAACTTTATTGCGGTACGGTGGAAGCGTCGGATCCCCTGCGGTATGGGCGCCTTTCAAAAGATCTGCCCTCGCATCTGTTGCAATTTTCGGCAGACAAGAAGCCGGTGGTGGTGTGGAATGTGGGGCGGCGCTGCAATCTCCGCTGCGTCCATTGCTACTCCCAGTCCCGCGATCAGAACTATCCCAATGAGTTGTCAAATGAGGCCGGTAAGGCCCTGCTGGCGGACCTGGCTGATTTCGGCGCCCCGGTGATTTTATTCTCAGGCGGCGAACCGCTGATGCGGCCCGATATCTTTGAGTTGATCCAGTTCGCCACCACCCGGAAAATGCGGGCGGTCGTTTCCACCAACGGGACCCTGATCACACCCGAAATCGCCGGTCGGTTGAAAGAGGCCGGACTGTCATACGTGGGCATCAGTCTGGATGGCATGGAGGCCACCAACGACAAGTTCCGCGGCGTCAAGGGGGCCTTCCGGATGGCGATGGATGGAGTACAAAACTGTCTGAAAACCGGTGTTAAGGTCGGGCTGCGGTTTACCATGACCCGTGAGAACTACCGGGATGTGGGCGAGGTGCTTGACCTGATTGAACGGGAGGGGATTCCCCGTGTCTGTTTCTATCACCTGGTGTATGCCGGTCGCGGGACCAAGCTGATTCACGAAGCGCGCATGTCTCATGATGAGACTCGGAGCACGGTCGACCTGATCATGGATCGTACTCGTGACTTTCATAACCGGGGTAAGAAGGTCGAGGTCCTTACGGTCGATAATCACACGGACGGTCCTTATCTCTATCTGCGGCTTTTAAAAGAAGATCCGGTGCGCGCGGCGGAGGTTCTGAAACTGCTCAAGATGAATGGCGGTAACAGCAGCGGCCACGGGATCGGCTGTGTGAGCTGGGATGGGTCGGTGCATCCGGACCAGTTCTGGCGTCACTATTCGTTTGGCAATGTGACGCAGAAGCCGTTCAGCAAGATCTGGACGGACACCTCCGAGCCCCTCATGGGCAAGCTGCGGGAACGGAAAAAATATCTGACAGGCCGTTGTGCCGCCTGCAAGTGGCTGGACATCTGCAATGGTAATTTCCGGGTTCGCGCCGAGGCAATGACGGGGGATGTGTGGTCACCCGAGCCGGATTGTTATCTGACCGACAAGGAGATCGGGCTATGA
- a CDS encoding helix-turn-helix domain-containing protein — protein sequence MKIPDADSLDQKILQHPLILQLGEMVAEIMGLRVLVVYPNEDGWSQFFVGMSDSPKTEFCRLIHSTKDGGKHCKMCHVLMTTAAQSDGQVEHRCHLGCEVLVTPVNDASSGAVAVLSFCMFPGKATWPAVRARGKELGVDLGVLRKAFLKLPQLSEKERQGALQIMRALGTAIQEVKRNYDLQGQLLAMQKGGGAAAIMQDLIRNSGRGELSVKGKRSDTVPMLVHVVCELIRQRPDLPLSVKELAAVARLTPNHFTALFHRHTGQVFTEYLSNERLKRAKQYLVDLTLSINEVARLVGYEDPSYFTRWFHQRVGSSPREWRETRSSEAA from the coding sequence ATGAAGATTCCTGATGCAGATAGTTTGGATCAGAAGATCTTGCAGCACCCATTGATCCTGCAATTGGGGGAGATGGTGGCCGAAATTATGGGCCTGCGCGTGTTGGTCGTATATCCCAATGAGGATGGGTGGAGTCAATTCTTTGTAGGGATGAGCGACAGTCCCAAGACGGAATTCTGTCGGCTGATACACTCTACCAAAGACGGTGGAAAGCATTGCAAGATGTGCCATGTCTTAATGACGACGGCGGCACAAAGTGATGGTCAGGTTGAACATCGTTGTCATTTGGGGTGCGAAGTTCTGGTGACCCCGGTGAATGATGCCTCTTCAGGTGCGGTAGCCGTGTTGAGCTTTTGTATGTTTCCCGGGAAAGCAACCTGGCCGGCGGTACGCGCGCGGGGAAAAGAGCTGGGGGTTGATTTGGGGGTATTGCGCAAAGCGTTCTTGAAACTCCCTCAATTGAGTGAGAAAGAGCGGCAAGGAGCGCTTCAGATAATGCGAGCCCTGGGTACGGCGATTCAGGAAGTGAAGCGGAATTATGACCTGCAAGGGCAATTGTTAGCCATGCAAAAAGGCGGTGGGGCGGCGGCCATTATGCAGGACCTCATCCGAAACAGCGGTCGGGGCGAACTTTCCGTTAAGGGGAAACGGTCGGATACGGTGCCCATGCTGGTTCACGTGGTTTGCGAACTGATTCGGCAACGGCCCGATCTGCCCCTTTCTGTCAAGGAGCTGGCGGCGGTAGCCCGTTTGACACCCAATCATTTCACGGCCTTATTCCACCGGCATACAGGTCAGGTTTTTACCGAGTACCTCTCGAATGAACGACTTAAGCGGGCCAAGCAATACCTGGTGGATCTGACCTTGAGTATTAACGAGGTGGCACGACTGGTGGGGTATGAGGATCCGAGTTACTTTACGCGCTGGTTCCATCAGCGCGTGGGATCCTCCCCTCGCGAATGGCGTGAAACTCGTTCCTCGGAAGCGGCGTGA
- a CDS encoding bifunctional precorrin-2 dehydrogenase/sirohydrochlorin ferrochelatase, translated as MRNESRVRKILPVNLMLEGRPCLVVGSGQIAARKVGHLLEAGASITVVGPEACEAIREWAAAGRIQYRARLFRNSDVKGQRVVLAATDHPEVNGEVLRLCRQKGILCAAADAHWTEADFLIPATLRRPRVTLTISTGGESCRRARLIKDYLARHMDHLQQADLLVVSVKRPSRTSKSKVAELGTVLQQIWGVFEFVILSQPDHIEVLAVVSGQTGVAATLLRDCLRARFSGRSCIQEGASAVEHVADSFRLNGDSLSGALRDSTCAGWSGVMMKEWFEAGFRLSDKRCRSRAQTVLSGLRTLGGEYQRLYENIIRSI; from the coding sequence ATGAGAAATGAATCTCGAGTTCGTAAAATCCTGCCGGTGAACCTCATGCTGGAGGGACGCCCCTGTCTGGTGGTCGGCAGTGGTCAGATTGCGGCGCGCAAAGTGGGCCACTTGCTCGAGGCCGGCGCCTCCATTACGGTGGTGGGGCCGGAGGCTTGCGAAGCCATTCGCGAATGGGCCGCGGCGGGGCGGATTCAATATCGGGCGCGCCTGTTCCGTAACTCGGATGTGAAGGGGCAGAGGGTGGTATTGGCGGCGACCGATCACCCGGAGGTGAACGGGGAGGTGCTGCGGCTTTGTCGCCAGAAAGGGATCCTGTGTGCCGCCGCGGATGCGCACTGGACCGAAGCCGATTTCCTGATCCCGGCTACCCTGCGGCGTCCCCGCGTGACCTTGACGATATCGACGGGTGGGGAATCCTGCCGGCGTGCGAGGTTGATCAAGGATTACCTGGCCCGCCACATGGATCATCTACAGCAGGCCGATCTGCTGGTGGTCTCGGTGAAGCGTCCCTCACGCACCTCAAAATCCAAGGTTGCCGAACTGGGTACCGTGCTTCAGCAGATCTGGGGGGTATTTGAATTTGTGATTCTCAGCCAGCCCGATCACATCGAGGTGCTGGCCGTCGTGTCAGGGCAAACCGGCGTCGCGGCGACGCTGCTGCGGGACTGTCTCCGCGCACGTTTCTCCGGGCGTTCCTGCATCCAGGAGGGGGCTTCCGCTGTAGAACATGTGGCTGACTCATTCCGCCTGAACGGTGATAGTTTGAGCGGGGCCTTGCGCGACAGTACCTGCGCCGGTTGGTCGGGGGTGATGATGAAAGAGTGGTTTGAAGCGGGATTCCGGCTGTCTGACAAACGGTGTCGATCTCGTGCGCAAACCGTATTATCAGGTTTGCGCACGTTAGGAGGAGAGTATCAGAGGCTGTATGAAAACATCATCAGAAGTATTTAA
- the hemL gene encoding glutamate-1-semialdehyde 2,1-aminomutase — MTSREWFDRATRVIPGGVNSPVRAFNSVGGAPLYVVSGKGARIRTVEGAELVDFCGSWGPLVMGHAHPVVIEAICRAAAEGTSFGINTPREVEFAETLCALVPSMKMVRAMSSGTEATMTAIRLARGFTGRRKILKFDGGYHGHADCLLVSAGSGLLTGGITSSAGVSATVAAEMLVPAYNDLAAVDEIVRTQGDEIAAIIVEPVAGNMGLIPPAPGFLQGLRNAADRCGALLIFDEVITGFRLGPTSYGVMCGVTPDLTCLGKIIGGGMPVGAVGGREDVMRKLAPLGPVYQAGTLSGNPVALAAGLATLGLLRKENPYPRMEQLGRRLTEGLNGIAQERGLTFHCAGLGGLFTPFFMREAPTDLATVKRCDAKAYAAFFRGMLRGGCYLPPSQFEVGFVSAAHTEADIDFFLNSARNAWL; from the coding sequence ATGACTTCCAGGGAATGGTTTGATCGGGCGACGCGTGTGATTCCCGGCGGGGTGAATAGTCCTGTCCGGGCCTTTAACTCTGTGGGAGGCGCCCCTCTCTACGTGGTGAGCGGCAAAGGGGCCCGGATCCGGACGGTTGAAGGGGCTGAGCTGGTGGACTTTTGCGGGTCATGGGGGCCGCTGGTCATGGGGCATGCCCATCCCGTGGTGATTGAGGCGATTTGCCGGGCTGCCGCCGAGGGTACCAGTTTCGGGATCAATACCCCCCGTGAGGTGGAGTTTGCCGAAACGCTCTGTGCGCTGGTGCCATCCATGAAGATGGTGCGTGCGATGAGTTCCGGTACGGAAGCGACCATGACAGCCATCCGTCTGGCCCGTGGCTTCACCGGTCGCCGTAAGATATTGAAGTTTGATGGCGGGTATCATGGACATGCCGACTGCCTGCTGGTTTCTGCGGGTAGTGGCCTTCTGACTGGGGGCATCACCTCTTCGGCAGGGGTGTCTGCGACGGTGGCCGCGGAGATGCTGGTGCCCGCTTACAATGATCTGGCGGCGGTGGATGAAATTGTCCGGACGCAGGGTGATGAGATTGCGGCCATCATTGTTGAACCGGTGGCCGGGAATATGGGGCTGATCCCGCCGGCGCCGGGCTTCCTGCAGGGATTGCGGAATGCGGCAGACCGGTGCGGGGCCTTGCTCATCTTTGATGAGGTGATCACCGGGTTCAGGCTCGGCCCGACCAGCTATGGGGTGATGTGCGGGGTGACGCCCGACCTGACCTGTCTGGGGAAGATTATTGGTGGGGGCATGCCGGTGGGCGCCGTAGGGGGACGCGAAGACGTGATGCGGAAACTGGCACCCTTGGGCCCGGTGTATCAGGCGGGAACGCTCAGTGGCAATCCGGTGGCCCTGGCGGCGGGACTGGCGACACTGGGATTACTCCGGAAAGAAAATCCTTATCCGCGGATGGAGCAGCTGGGGCGGCGTTTAACTGAAGGGCTTAATGGCATCGCCCAAGAACGGGGGCTGACGTTCCACTGTGCCGGACTTGGCGGCTTGTTTACCCCTTTCTTCATGCGCGAGGCGCCAACGGATCTGGCAACGGTGAAGCGGTGTGATGCGAAGGCTTATGCCGCCTTTTTCCGTGGGATGTTGAGGGGCGGCTGTTACCTGCCGCCCTCACAGTTTGAAGTCGGCTTTGTTTCGGCGGCTCATACTGAAGCGGACATTGATTTCTTTTTGAACTCTGCCCGCAATGCATGGTTGTAA